Within the Veillonellales bacterium genome, the region AAAGTTAATATTGGGGTGAAAAATAATCCGGCTATCCTCATTAGCGGCCATGATCTGAAAGATCTGGAAGAACTGCTGGAACAAACTCAGGGGACTGGCGTTGATGTATATACACATGGCGAGATGCTGCCTGCTCATTATTACCCGGCCTTTAAGAAGTATGACAATTTTGTCGGTAATTATGGTAATGCCTGGTGGTTACAAGATAAAGAATTTGAAACCTTCAATGGACCAATCCTAATGACCACTAATTGCCTGGTGCCGCCGAAGGCCAGCTACAAAGACCGTGTGTATGTGACCGGTGTAGTAGGCTTTGAAGGGGTAAAACACATTGACGAGCGGGTAGCTGGCAAACCAAAAGATTTTTCATCCATCATTGCTTATGCTAAAAAATGCCCGCCACCTCAGGAAATAGAACGAGGGGAGATAGTAGGAGGGTTCGCTCACAACCAGGTAGCAGCTCTGGCTGATAAGGTGGTGGATGCTGTGAAGAACGGTGTCATCAAGCACTTTTTTGTTATGGCCGGCTGCGATGGCCGTATGAAGAGCAGAGATTACTATACTGAATTTGCAAAAATGCTGCCGAAGGATACTGTTATTCTGACTGCCGGGTGTGCCAAGTATCGTTATAACAAACTGCCGCTTGGGGATATCGGCGGTATTCCACGCGTGTTGGATGCCGGTCAATGTAACGACTCTTATTCGTTAGCCATTATTGCTTTGAAGCTTAAAGAGGTATTTGGCCTGGATGATGTAAATAAGCTGCCTATATCCTACAATATCGCCTGGTATGAGCAAAAAGCCGTCATTGTTCTTTTAGCTCTGCTATATCTTGGTGTGAAAAACATTCACCTTGGACCGACGCTACCAGGATTCCTTTCACCTAATGTAGTTAAGGTTCTCGTAGATTCATTTGGTATTGGCGGTATTAGTAATGTTGAAGCTGATATAAAAATGTTCATGGCATAATTTTGAAATTGATCTCGCCAATCAGGCGGCTGAAACCTATGCTTTGTAAAGCGGATCATTGGAGGAGAATGAGGGGCGTAGCTGTAAATTTGGATGTGGTACTGCTGGGAAAGGGAGA harbors:
- the hcp gene encoding hydroxylamine reductase, with product MSMFCYQCQETAKGTGCTVRGVCGKTADVANLQDLLIYTLKGISAYALKARQAGIATTVADKFIMEGLFVTITNANFDKEHFVALIKQALSLRAEVKTDLEKAGIAAEVTHDSALWFADNAADFEKKAALVGILATENEDVRSLRELLIYGVKGMAAYAEHAFTLGYKDDVIFAFMQKALVATTDDKLSADELVALVMKCGKYGVDVMALLDKANTSTYGNPEISKVNIGVKNNPAILISGHDLKDLEELLEQTQGTGVDVYTHGEMLPAHYYPAFKKYDNFVGNYGNAWWLQDKEFETFNGPILMTTNCLVPPKASYKDRVYVTGVVGFEGVKHIDERVAGKPKDFSSIIAYAKKCPPPQEIERGEIVGGFAHNQVAALADKVVDAVKNGVIKHFFVMAGCDGRMKSRDYYTEFAKMLPKDTVILTAGCAKYRYNKLPLGDIGGIPRVLDAGQCNDSYSLAIIALKLKEVFGLDDVNKLPISYNIAWYEQKAVIVLLALLYLGVKNIHLGPTLPGFLSPNVVKVLVDSFGIGGISNVEADIKMFMA